A single window of Rana temporaria chromosome 1, aRanTem1.1, whole genome shotgun sequence DNA harbors:
- the LOC120924408 gene encoding uncharacterized protein LOC120924408: protein MSDSADSDVQQNKRTKRQKSRGPIYTKEENAALVAAVSKEKVTLFCQSVPASEKSAAWERVRDSVNAVSKFHRPTNGVRHRFYDCRATVTKKMQRLRLGQNRGKPIKLREWEAELRDVLLAEDVPGFSSRGQNHRAGDQETSSLEGSAPTPSTSYQQHSGESCIQDPPASASGRTIAPPQDQQYHPERRVQCSPHSPVLLLERLEIQPEITPIIPQTPDFSPGPEEEHRGQGSFIQPPHALMPPTAVPPFPTVQEIILRELIELRCDNRKLQRKVKRLTRLTHQLSRQQTESFEIILARASQQHN, encoded by the exons atgTCAGATAGTGCGGACTCAGATGTGCAGCAGAACAAGCGAACCAAGAGACAGAAATCAAGGGGACCCATATATACCAAAGAGGAGAATGCTGCATTGGTTGCTGCAGTATCAAAAGAAAAAGTGACACTCTTCTGCCAATCCGTGCCAGCATCTGAGAAGTCAGCAGCCTGGGAACGAGTCCGGGACTCCGTGAATGCGGTCTCCAAGTTTCACAGGCCCACCAATGGCGTCAGACACAg GTTCTATGATTGTCGGGCAACGGTTACAAAGAAGATGCAGAGGCTTCGACTAGGACAAAACCGAGGAAAGCCTATCAAGTTGCGAGAGTGGGAGGCGGAGCTAAGAGATGTCCTTCTGGCAGAGGATGTCCCTGGATTCAGCAGCAGGGGTCAAAATCATAGAGCTGGTG ATCAAGAAACATCATCCTTGGAAGGATCAGCTCCAACTCCAAGTACATCCTATCAACAACATTCTGGTG AAAGCTGCATTCAAGACCCTCCAGCATCGGCTTCTGGCAGGACCATTGCTCCTCCTCAGG ATCAGCAATACCACCCTGAGAGGAGAGTACAGTGCAGCCCGCACTCTCCTGTTCTTCTTTTGGAGAGGCTGGAGATTCAGCCAGAGATTACCCCTATCATTCCCCAGACTCCTGATTTCTCCCCCGGCccagaggaggagcacagaggacaagGTTCATTCATTCAGCCACCCCATGCCCTGATGCCACCTACTGCTGTACCGCCTTTCCCAACTGTGCAGGAGATCATTCTGAGGGAGCTTATAGAATTAAGGTGTGACAACCGAAAACTACAACGAAAGGTCAAAAGGCTTACCCGGCTTACCCATCAGTTGAGCAGGCAGCAAACTGAGAGTTTTGAAATAATTTTGGCCCGGGCAAGCCAACAACACAATTAG